The Euphorbia lathyris chromosome 8, ddEupLath1.1, whole genome shotgun sequence genome has a window encoding:
- the LOC136202814 gene encoding uncharacterized protein isoform X2, with translation MDKKSNNPFQWLNLTVSEPYYLFHFLVFFSYFVVRISASPYISHRLLYREIQAILTLALFATVKIVKDETWEAFIADMLFCAKILLVVISLIMDYHLAVWYIVVCSGTSSKLTPLQLETLLTEGNTSRFWLVEFRASCSSACIKASRCFPELSIVYSNKNLSFGVVDLGLFPNAAEKFGISLSGGMRQLPTYILFESAVEVTRFPEWNFEAKYLHPPVTKRLLSKHFELDRLLVEYLHGK, from the exons ATGGACAAGAAGAGCAATAATCCATTTCAATGGCTGAATCTGACGGTATCCGAGCCTTATTACCTCTTCcatttcctcgttttcttttcttattttgttGTTCGCATCTCTGCTTCCCCGTATATCAGTCACCGTCTCCTCTATCGG GAGATTCAAGCGATTCTGACACTTGCACTCTTCGCTACTGTTAAG aTAGTCAAAGATGAAACCTGGGAGGCCTTTATTGCTGATATGCTCTTCTGTGCAAAG ATTCTTCTTGTTGTCATTTCTTTGATAATGGATTACCACTTGGCTGTCTGGTACATAGTCGTTTGTTcag GCACTTCCAGTAAATTAACACCACTGCAATTGGAAACCTTGCTGACAGAGGGGAACACGTCAAGGTTCTGGTTG GTGGAATTTCGGGCTTCATGCTCATCTGCTTGCATAAAGGCAAGTCGGTGTTTCCCTGAGCTCTCAATTGT ATACTCAAACAAGAACTTATCTTTTGGAGTGGTTGATCTTGGACTCTTCCCAAATGCAGCAGAGAAGTTTGGAATATCTCTTAGTG GAGGAATGAGGCAGCTTCCTACATATATATTATTCGAGAGTGCTGTTGAGGTTACACGCTTTCCAGAGTGGAATTTTGAAGCAAAATATTTGCATCCTCCTGTTACCAAG AGACTTCTATCCAAACATTTTGAACTTGATCGGCTCCTTGTTGAATATCTACATGGGAAATAG
- the LOC136202814 gene encoding uncharacterized protein isoform X1, translating into MDKKSNNPFQWLNLTVSEPYYLFHFLVFFSYFVVRISASPYISHRLLYREIQAILTLALFATVKIVKDETWEAFIADMLFCAKILLVVISLIMDYHLAVWYIVVCSAIYILTEQPAFEGLGTSSKLTPLQLETLLTEGNTSRFWLVEFRASCSSACIKASRCFPELSIVYSNKNLSFGVVDLGLFPNAAEKFGISLSGGMRQLPTYILFESAVEVTRFPEWNFEAKYLHPPVTKRLLSKHFELDRLLVEYLHGK; encoded by the exons ATGGACAAGAAGAGCAATAATCCATTTCAATGGCTGAATCTGACGGTATCCGAGCCTTATTACCTCTTCcatttcctcgttttcttttcttattttgttGTTCGCATCTCTGCTTCCCCGTATATCAGTCACCGTCTCCTCTATCGG GAGATTCAAGCGATTCTGACACTTGCACTCTTCGCTACTGTTAAG aTAGTCAAAGATGAAACCTGGGAGGCCTTTATTGCTGATATGCTCTTCTGTGCAAAG ATTCTTCTTGTTGTCATTTCTTTGATAATGGATTACCACTTGGCTGTCTGGTACATAGTCGTTTGTTcag CTATATATATCTTAACAGAGCAACCTGCCTTTGAAGGACTAG GCACTTCCAGTAAATTAACACCACTGCAATTGGAAACCTTGCTGACAGAGGGGAACACGTCAAGGTTCTGGTTG GTGGAATTTCGGGCTTCATGCTCATCTGCTTGCATAAAGGCAAGTCGGTGTTTCCCTGAGCTCTCAATTGT ATACTCAAACAAGAACTTATCTTTTGGAGTGGTTGATCTTGGACTCTTCCCAAATGCAGCAGAGAAGTTTGGAATATCTCTTAGTG GAGGAATGAGGCAGCTTCCTACATATATATTATTCGAGAGTGCTGTTGAGGTTACACGCTTTCCAGAGTGGAATTTTGAAGCAAAATATTTGCATCCTCCTGTTACCAAG AGACTTCTATCCAAACATTTTGAACTTGATCGGCTCCTTGTTGAATATCTACATGGGAAATAG
- the LOC136202814 gene encoding uncharacterized protein isoform X3, which translates to MDKKSNNPFQWLNLTVSEPYYLFHFLVFFSYFVVRISASPYISHRLLYREIQAILTLALFATVKIVKDETWEAFIADMLFCAKILLVVISLIMDYHLAVWYIVVCSAIYILTEQPAFEGLGTSSKLTPLQLETLLTEGNTSRFWLVEFRASCSSACIKASRCFPELSIVYSNKNLSFGVVDLGLFPNAAEKFGISLSDYDGTLYL; encoded by the exons ATGGACAAGAAGAGCAATAATCCATTTCAATGGCTGAATCTGACGGTATCCGAGCCTTATTACCTCTTCcatttcctcgttttcttttcttattttgttGTTCGCATCTCTGCTTCCCCGTATATCAGTCACCGTCTCCTCTATCGG GAGATTCAAGCGATTCTGACACTTGCACTCTTCGCTACTGTTAAG aTAGTCAAAGATGAAACCTGGGAGGCCTTTATTGCTGATATGCTCTTCTGTGCAAAG ATTCTTCTTGTTGTCATTTCTTTGATAATGGATTACCACTTGGCTGTCTGGTACATAGTCGTTTGTTcag CTATATATATCTTAACAGAGCAACCTGCCTTTGAAGGACTAG GCACTTCCAGTAAATTAACACCACTGCAATTGGAAACCTTGCTGACAGAGGGGAACACGTCAAGGTTCTGGTTG GTGGAATTTCGGGCTTCATGCTCATCTGCTTGCATAAAGGCAAGTCGGTGTTTCCCTGAGCTCTCAATTGT ATACTCAAACAAGAACTTATCTTTTGGAGTGGTTGATCTTGGACTCTTCCCAAATGCAGCAGAGAAGTTTGGAATATCTCTTAGTG ACTATGATGGGACCTTGTACCTATAG